In Peromyscus maniculatus bairdii isolate BWxNUB_F1_BW_parent chromosome 16, HU_Pman_BW_mat_3.1, whole genome shotgun sequence, the sequence caCGACAAAACagcaatgcatataaaataaaaataagtgattttaaaaaaagattggaGTAGAGATCAAATCCATagaaataacaatttttttttttaacaaatcaaTGAAATCCATGTCCCCAAAATTAGAATTCTTTGATAGGCTCTGTTCATAAGACAGACTAAAGTCTTTTACTGGGTTTCATTCTCCTCAAGGAGCCGTACTTATCTCTTGGACTACACTTCTGTGCTGTGTTTTACCAGCCTTtcagatctatttttttttcttactggcAAAGGACCTTTGCATATGCTGCTGTTCGCCCCTCCCTAACCAACCAGATGTCTTTGCCCCACCCATTTCTATGTAGTTAATGCCGGTTTATCTTTTACTTTAGATCGGCTATTCTCATCTAGAATTTATCTAGTCTCTAACCTCCGCTAGAGCAGAAGCTATTGGTTTTTGCTCATTCTTCTTAACATTTAACACTATGTGGCTCATGGTAGAGTCTCAGGAAAAAATTGTTGGAAGGATGAATGAAGTACAATAATaggcatgttttctttctttctttctttctttctttctttctttctttctttctttctttctttctttctttctttctttctttctttcttttttttttgtttgtttttcgagacaaggtttctctgtgtagctttgctcctttcctggaactcacttggtagcccaggctggcctcgaactcacggagatccgcctgcctctgcctctcgagtgcttggattaaaggcgtgcaccaccaccgcctggcaataggCATGTTTTCTTAGGATatcttttcttgtattttgtgAATATGTTATTTAAAGATCACTATTTGGGGCTTATGATCAAGAGACCATATTTAGAGATTTCACCGTTCTTTTATTCCTTATTTATACTTATGAATGTACTGCTTTGTGGATACTGCTGTAGATCAAACCCACTTGGTCTTCTGATATATTGCTTAGTGTTGCCAGTTTTCATCAATAAGTCTGTTGTCTGATTTCATTATAGTACCTACATAGGGAAACTACACAGTTTGTGTCAAATAAACCACTAAAATAGTACTAAAAGTACTTAAAGAATAGTTGCCTCAAAGATACTTTATGGTTTTAATGCCATTTTACATATAAACTTTTGGTGATCTACTTAGAGTTTCAGTGCTAACATCCTGTCAAAATTTCTACCTAATTTTGATGCCCAAACCCACCATCTTTCCACTGGTATCTTGTCTCAAATACCCCAACTtaagttttttttccatcttaagAAACTGGTTGGATGTTAGTCGTTTGTTAGCTAACAATGGGCAGCAATTATTTCAGTTGTCTGACCGTGGGCACAGTAAGTTAAACTTAGTTTTCTCTAAGATAAACTTGTGATCAATATATTTACAGATAATCCTCGTAAGAGAAAGAAGATAGAGGTAAGATTTTTATCCAACATAAACTTCATTCCTAGGTAATAGGCCAATTTTCTGTAACTTAAGTTCTGAAGcacaacggggggggggggggcgcggggggccCCGCGGGGCTGAGTATAATTTGTAGTTACCAAGACTTTCCTAGAGTTAAAGAGTATTGTCTGTCTTAAGGGTTAAACTAAATCACTTCAAAGTAGGGCAGACATTGAGTGGAGCATCGGTGGCTACAGAAGCCTAGAGCCGGTGGTAAGAGGACCCCTAAAGACAGGATCAGCAGAAAAGCAGCTCTCAGACAAGGAAGTACAGTAACAAGAGTGGAAAAAAATGTAGTCTTCCTTTTGCAGCCGTCATTCCCTCCATCTGGGAATTTCAAGGCGGTCTGGATGAAACAGGAAAAAGAGGTGATCCAGGCATGACAAGAAATGGCCCAGGACCTGAAGAATTCCAGGCAAGAAGAGACAGAATCTCTTCTCAGCCTTTTAGCTAACACCAAgtgcagagacacagagagcttGGGTCTGACACACTGGATGACTTGCTGTCCATTGTTACAAGAAGGTGGGAGGTGATGATGATGAGGGAATGGTGTATATGGTGGGAGGAACCAGGAGTGTGGCTTTATGCAGATTGATTTGTTCTATGTCTTCATTGATTAAGATGTGCAATGTTGAAAGTAAGCCACCGAAAAGAACAAAACTCTAAAATCCTTAGTTTTATTGAGCATTCATCTCGTCACAGAGCTACGAACTGAGATGCTTTATTCATTAGCAGGCAGAAAGCTATGAGAAAGAATCTTCTGATGTCATAATTTCTGGGGGTCACTGGAACATTTGATCATCATTCCTTTGGCAAGTCTAGCCTTCTATGGAAAGTCGGTCAAAGCAATTGATTTATTCACCTCTACAGGAATCAGACTGAgcctattttggtaagtctatGTTTCCTTGAGCAAGGTAGCTAAAGCTTAATGTTTACACAGCTAGTTACAGCAAACAACAGGTGACCGTGTTATAGAAGATCATCACTGAATCAGGTCCCCTTTCTTGATAATGGCCACAGTCTACTGATCAAATTCTTAGAACTGAATAATTTAGTTTATTATTACttccaataaatatttatctattatgAATAGACTACTAGGCATAAGAATTactttaaagacattttcatGTTTCCTATCCCTTGTGAATTAATAGTTGAAGATATGTAAATTTATTCAAGGTAGAGTTATTAAATGTTCACTGTGTGCCCAAACTTTAGCTGTAAATGATTAAATGGTGACAAAGATGGACAAAGAATGGTTGAggacatttattaaaataattaggcCAGTGCTTCTCAATAGGGAGAATTTTTGCTTCTCTCTTTAACAAGAGATACTCGGCAATATCtggggatctctctctctctctctctctctctctctctctctctctctctctctctcccttcttttcctttctttttttttttaaactatcaaaACACTGGGAGAGTGTTGTTGCTGACATCTAGTGGGTGACTACTGAAGAACATTTAACAATTGTCTATGACAGTCTAACTTTCTCCAGCTTAGAATCATGTCATCTCAAGTGTCCATAGCACCCTGGTTGTGAAATCCTGaattattacaaaacaaaaagagagttcTATGAAGACATAGACAATCAGGGTTTGGAAGGGTTCTTTCTCTAAGAAAGGGAGATGTAAATTTAAACTTAGTGGGTGAATTCACTCTAGCAAGTAAAAGGTGGGAGCAGTGAGTTGTGGGTTCCAGGCACAGGAAACAGTAGGTAATGATGAATTTGTGTACATGTGCTGCATATACCTAAGGTTCCCCATTTACATATGTGTTTACTAATGCTCAGCATCTACTAAATAGTAATAGTTATTGACTGAGCACTTACTATGTGTCAGGCATTGTATTTTACATGATTTATCTCCTTTAAACCTACTATTACCTGAAAGCAGGTAATATCATTACCCTTTGGTAATACAGACAAGTTAAGTGTTTTCACTAAGATCACGATGGTGGGATGAATCAGATTGTACTGTTAACTCATGAACCCAACTCTCTCCAAAGCATTAACTAATGCACTAGACTATAGGGAGTGGGTGAACTACATGCTTTTAGGAACAAAAGGATTATCTGAAGGTATCTGGATGGGCATGAAATTCTACTCAAAGAAAGTCTACCTTAGTGGAGAGGCTTGGAAGGGTAGAGAATGAGAACTCAAGCTTGCTGATTTAATAATCATGGGAAGGCAATTTGATCTTTTCTTTCCCCACAGTGGAGACATCACTGTTAACCATAGGCTAACCACAACATAGGCACAGTTTGCTTATACTACAAGGGGCTATTTTGAATTTGTTATAAGACTTTAACTTGTTTATAAGGGATATTtgtataataaagtattttacagatttttcagATGTCACTTTCTAAAAGTTTTTGTACacatttaacaaaattatagCATTAAAAATGTCAACTTATCTTTGATAAGCACCATCATTATTTTAACTTTGTATTCTAGGATTTCAGTGAATTATGCCTTTTCGGTTTGGGACCCAGCCAAGGAGGTTTCCAGTGGAAGGAGGAGATTCTTCAATTGGGCTAGAACCAGGCCTGAGTGCCAGTGCTGCCTGTAATGGGAAAGAGACGTCACCCAATAGGTGAAGTCTACTCACTGTGCCAACTGAGGTTGTGGGTATTGGCTATCATCAATAGGAGCTCTAACTGACATGTAGTATTAGCAAGAGAAAAATTAACCCTGGGAATTCAAACACTTCTGTTATTAAATTAGTACTAACAGAGCCCAGATTTAACTGTGTATATTTTGTAACTTTGTAAGTGTAGACCAGTCCTTCCCCTGTCCCCTAACGTTATATCTAGATTGTGTCTATAAGATCAACATCAAATCAGCAGTATAATTATGGGTAGGGTATTGTTCTAGGTACAAGactacaaatataaagaaaaagatagagaccTCAGATTTAGTGTCACTTGGACTGGGGAGACCATTGGCTGGGACAGCAGTAGAAGGGGAAGTGCTATGAGAGATGTCACTTTGACAAAACTGAAGCAAGCTTATTTATTATAAGTAGGATTTGTCTCACTCTTCTGCTGTTTACCATAGCAAAACTACAAATAGTACACAGCTAATTCTCTTAGTGGATTGGTGTTTTGGAGGTCACAGAGGTAAGCTTAGTCAAATCAATACTTTAAGAGCTAGAGTTACTTATGGATGAAATCGGCTAAAATATCCAAGGTTGATTATTTGGTGGGAGTGTCAGAAAAGGAACTCAGTCactaggtacattttggactagTGTCATTTAAGGGTTCTTTTAACTCTGAGATTCTACCAACATTTGAGCATTAAGTCTGCTAACTTTCTCCCACAAATGTTCTAGCTTTGAAATTACTCAGCCAAAGTGATCAAAGGTTCATGTCTGAATTAATTTCCATACTACAGTCACATATGCATTTTTGCCATTTAGTTATTACTGCATACCCTTGAAAATGAACATTTCGAgtgttaatttcattttatgaatttCCTATAATTAAATATATGACAATAGGCATGTTTTCTTTGATATGTAAGTGTAGAATCTCATCAGAGCCTCTGTGTTATAGGTTTTTGTGACATTTGAAGGCCTCAGAGAGATTTTTAAACAGTTGAATGCTGGGAGCCATCCCCAGCGGcagtggatgggtcctgcagaggatgtAAAGAGTCCActggggaaggaagtgagccaggccatggtggttgggagaatcttgcagcctgactgactagcagccagagtgtttctttatttatacagaatttagtaagcaagGATACATTCACGATGTTCTAAAATGttgatcatatcatttttggttttggacatgtgtttcacttccttttgctcatcttttagtcattaataaactatgacagaacagaattatcatttccaatcattttccctcaagtgttgacatcattaataaacagttatcattcttactcattagccccataacccatttttttttttttgagaatctagaggcatatgacagcctgttctcaggctggttgCTTTGGTTACTttaaggacactagaccaaaacaaaatcttcaaccaccctgggcattttgccatgtcccaagcagtgtattattaatgCTTattggtcagagtgcccagggaAAATCCTTAGGCCAATGCTGCTGccgttattattcaaattctgacataatacaatcaatgttcacattaaTATCTCTATataatttgtctatatgtctaatcgtGGCATTCTGTtcttccttggtcatatgacattataatGGCTCTTcatgagctaacttttctaagcAAGAGAGGTCTGACACCTCATactttcattatctttccattccatactttgctcattaatatgtctctgtgtagggcagagttgtatgccatgtaattgtctgagtgtacagtgggaagaggcttgtaatctgaactgtgttcaagtcctctagcccactgaatcttgttgaccttttaaattttactttgttttgaatatcttgtttcaGTGTAAgtcagggacagatgtttcaagaatgtctcatagcctcatgaagagacctctggcttctttatgtgtcacaatcTCCAAGgcgtaaggaagaccttcaagtagataaggatatctccctaaaagcaggagAGGTAGTGtattcaggactttcctgggtaagcttagaagcagcattcctgggagaaggcataaatgattcataaagaATTTTCCATCAATTCAATATCCCTCAATTGTatgaatattaaaagtgccccaagtatgcaacag encodes:
- the Fam229b gene encoding protein FAM229B, with protein sequence MPFRFGTQPRRFPVEGGDSSIGLEPGLSASAACNGKETSPNRQLRRCPGSHCLTITDVPITVYATMRKPSAPSSKEMHPK